Sequence from the Pedobacter sp. D749 genome:
GACGGTTGTATACGAAAAGTGCTATTGGGGCAAGGCTTTGCATTTATATTTATCAATTAAGCTTATCACTAAGCGGGCTAGGCATTTTTACCATATAAGAAATTTAAGTTTCATATAAGCTATGACAAAAGTATATCAATAAATTGATTCATATATCTCGTTTACATATGTTTTTTGGCCTTCTGAAAAGATATGCAAACAATTAAAATTTATCATTAGTCCAAGAGGCAATTTTAGTAGTTTCATATAAGTCAACAGTTGGGCTACATGGATTGGTACAACGTTTTCAACAGCTTTAAATTCAACAACTAGGGAGTCTTCAATTAATAAATCACACCTTAGTTCTGAATCAATTATTAACCCTTTATAATCTATTGGGATAGTTAACTCAGATTTGAAATTAATATTTCTGATTTCCAGCTCGTGAATCATGCATTTATGATAAGTGCATTCTAAAAGCCCTGGGCCTAATGTCCTGTGTACCTCGATGGCTGCTCCGTTTACCTTGTAAACTAAGTCCTTTAAATAATTTCTAGTTAACAACATCCTTTATTAATAATTAACTGGGGATGTATTTTTAACAGAATTTAATTTCTACTGCAATATATTAAATTAATTTTGGTAGTAAGATCAATACGCTTATATTTTCTTCTATTCCTTATATGGTTAAATGGCCAGAATAAAATTCCAACTAAGTATATCCAGTTTACAGTTTCACAACATAAGAAGTTTAAGTTTCATATAAGTTTGGATATATATTGCGCTCTGTATTCACACAATCATTAAAATATCTGCAGGTTATGATCTGATTTTTTGGTTAACACAGTATAGGCATTGGCAAATTGCTCTTGCTTTTTCTTCCCAAACAAATTACCCAAGGTTTTCTTAACCAGGTATTCCAGTTCTATTTTTAAGTTTTTAGCAAATGTTTTTGGCGCTTTTCTATTAATAAACTCATTAAACTTTACCGTTTCAGGCGCAGTCATCGATACCTTATCTTCTAAAATTTGTAAACCCTCACTCTGCAATAAAAACCTTAAAGAAGTTGGCGTATACATATTAATGTGTCCATAATCTAAAAAATGTTTCATTCTTTCGTCTACACCAAAGCGGTAATCTTTAGGTACCTCTACTACAATATATTTTGCAACTCTTTTCAATTCACGGATCAGGATCCGCTCATGTTCTACATGTTCTAAAACGTGCGCAAGAATAACCAGATCGAAAGTATCATCTTCATAAGGGATTTTATATCCATCGAAAGTTTGCGCTTCTTTTAAACTGGCGAGGTTACGATCCACTATAATATCTACACCACTTTGTGCAATTTCTAAAGCATAAAGTTCCGGTGCGAAATGCCATTCATTTAAAAAATGTAAAATACTGCCATCTCCGGCACCAACCTCAAGTACTTTTTTAGGTTTTAGTCCTTTGCACACATCAACAATGTTCTGGGCTTTATATTTTGCACCGAGCATTCTCCAGGCTACATCGCTATTGGTATAAAAATTATCGTAGGCCGTTTTTACTTCTTCGCTTAACATGATCCTGACTGATTAAATACCTAAACAATTATCTTGCTTATAAAAAACCGAAGTTGCTTTTTCGTAAAAGAGTCCGGGAGAAATGCCGCTGAAACTGATCTCTTTAAAACCCTGGGCTTTTAAAAGCACACGTGCGGGCTGATACACTTCACGTTCGCTATCATCCAAAACCAATACACCATTTGCTGATAAAGCATCAACGCTGTATTTACAACAGTTTACACGGTCCCGTCCGTCAACAATAATAATATCAAATTTTTTATCGAGCAAAGTTGCTTTTTTAGCATATTCGCCATCTTTTTCCAATTGGCAGAAGATCATTTCAGCATTGCCCGGACTGGTATTTTTTACTTTATCAAACCAGCCTTTATCATGTTCAACAGAAGTTACCGAGCCAGCTCTTTCTGCATAAAAAATAGTAGAACTGCCAGAGCCATATTCGAAAATGTGCTGTGTTTTGTTTATTCGCTCTTTAATAAAATCGATAAAGGAATAGGTTACCCACGGTAAAGCCTTCCCTTGACCGTCTATGGCCTGTTTTTTATCAAAGGCCGTAAACCAGCCAATGCTGTTCAGGTAGCCCTTATGTCCGTATGATAATAATGCTTTAAGCCTGCTAGGCTTTGCAATTAGTGTGCTTAATGCTTTAAGAGTACTCAACGTTTAAATATTTTTTGAAATGCTGTGACCAAAAATAATGATTTTAACATCATTATACCTTGTTGACGTGTTTTAGGAATTAATAAAATAAAAAAGGTGGCTGTGAAGTAAGCAATAAGAGTAGCAAGTGCAGCCCCCATGATACCATATTTTGGTATCCATAATACGTTTAAAACAATATTCACCATTGCGCCCATTCCGGTTCGGAGCATCGATAACTTAGTATATCCTTCTGCAATAAGATACTGCCCGCTGGCGCTACCTAAAAAAACAAATATACCTGCCCAAACATGGACAGTTAGCACATGTGCACCATCCCAAAATTCTGGAGTATAAACGATATGGTATATAATTGGTGAGGCAAAAGTCATGAAAAGTGCTACGCTCAAACTTATCCAAACCATAATGTCGTACATATTCTGTAGACGTTTCATATATCTTTCCGGATTATCTCTTTTGGCATTCATAATTGCAGGAAATACAGAAGTTACTATTGCAACTGGTATAAAATACCAGCTTTCACTTAACGCTACAACGGTTGAATAAATTCCTAAAGCGCCAGTGCCAAGATAATTTTCCACCATCAGCTGATCAATTTTCATGTATATTGAAACCAGAACTGCAGATAGTGCTAGCGGCCATGAATGTTTGACGAGGTATTTTGCTAATGCTGAATCAAATACCCATTTGAAAATACTTCCAACTTTTATGCTATAAAAATAAACGTACCCAATTGCCAGAATTATAGTGTCAAGTAGCAGAGCAAAAACAAACCATTCTACATTTAATTTTAAA
This genomic interval carries:
- a CDS encoding GxxExxY protein: MLLTRNYLKDLVYKVNGAAIEVHRTLGPGLLECTYHKCMIHELEIRNINFKSELTIPIDYKGLIIDSELRCDLLIEDSLVVEFKAVENVVPIHVAQLLTYMKLLKLPLGLMINFNCLHIFSEGQKTYVNEIYESIY
- a CDS encoding class I SAM-dependent methyltransferase, which translates into the protein MLSEEVKTAYDNFYTNSDVAWRMLGAKYKAQNIVDVCKGLKPKKVLEVGAGDGSILHFLNEWHFAPELYALEIAQSGVDIIVDRNLASLKEAQTFDGYKIPYEDDTFDLVILAHVLEHVEHERILIRELKRVAKYIVVEVPKDYRFGVDERMKHFLDYGHINMYTPTSLRFLLQSEGLQILEDKVSMTAPETVKFNEFINRKAPKTFAKNLKIELEYLVKKTLGNLFGKKKQEQFANAYTVLTKKSDHNLQIF
- a CDS encoding class I SAM-dependent methyltransferase, whose product is MSTLKALSTLIAKPSRLKALLSYGHKGYLNSIGWFTAFDKKQAIDGQGKALPWVTYSFIDFIKERINKTQHIFEYGSGSSTIFYAERAGSVTSVEHDKGWFDKVKNTSPGNAEMIFCQLEKDGEYAKKATLLDKKFDIIIVDGRDRVNCCKYSVDALSANGVLVLDDSEREVYQPARVLLKAQGFKEISFSGISPGLFYEKATSVFYKQDNCLGI
- a CDS encoding flippase codes for the protein MKLPAIKGFDEEAFNKYLKNTGWLMLARVGSLVIKILVGFAITNYLGKTQNGILNYPTAFTTFFVAAAALGLDGFTTRELLRTPENRDRLLGTAFWLKLAGGICIIPLIYFAYILWNTHKPIETPLIYIVIVGLTGITQAFYITDSYFQSKVQAKYVMRVQVFGNIISALIKLVFILLKLNVEWFVFALLLDTIILAIGYVYFYSIKVGSIFKWVFDSALAKYLVKHSWPLALSAVLVSIYMKIDQLMVENYLGTGALGIYSTVVALSESWYFIPVAIVTSVFPAIMNAKRDNPERYMKRLQNMYDIMVWISLSVALFMTFASPIIYHIVYTPEFWDGAHVLTVHVWAGIFVFLGSASGQYLIAEGYTKLSMLRTGMGAMVNIVLNVLWIPKYGIMGAALATLIAYFTATFFILLIPKTRQQGIMMLKSLFLVTAFQKIFKR